One region of Molothrus aeneus isolate 106 chromosome 1, BPBGC_Maene_1.0, whole genome shotgun sequence genomic DNA includes:
- the JCAD gene encoding junctional cadherin 5-associated protein isoform X1, with protein sequence MFSVEDLLISHGYKVSKNPPVSYENRYDGYRHETTGSRSAQRPALNGIEAESRAGAYSKKPLVKTSSSSTESSHGSQGRQAGPGYHHDLQGLSTFHTSEGGAYDRPHLARSSQPKTDKDLAYWRRRGQDFSVLLGYSQKASVEMKGLAASPGAPRQPKENQLKVGTGAGYGRRSGLQKSCEVSSSCKWQSLEVESWNQPKKVGRQMSEGDREKLLQELYSLTLGDNVLSTQSRGKSQSLPRVLSPESMRCVEMPSLTNSNNSLSVTKTPSYSPNRLSVEPAKHHGTGGNFLPLVKPKYGRPLKPPSYELQRQTRAPAETVGFQDHYQKEEPISYLAKVNEPRQDAGIPDSGLEPPVYVPPPSYKSPPHQYATPHSPSEVPKTNTCASSDPQGPAERVVPCQRPAMNTFEVGGDPCKDNHFPHEKQSHARRPADHLRSVQYIPFDDPRIRHIKIAPLEGLQGNSNHTENACSPSSGALQERNLEVQCNSAFVDASNLSSSAKGERTSDSSTHSNRWLAPSIRDQENCALPDQRDNCRATNHSPRNEASTEYTKGKLSVRNSHMDNTCETVTKVKKFEPGVGMQSKKSSKKKMNETIFCLVSIPVKSESNLPDTDRNNNITQSPDKNRFDNNGALQEQSLLSMSSTDLELQALTGSMTNKNELQKQELWRPEEFKQMNDLRFIQPTKHRELKYSGSWPGDQYKDQQTQTSFSEEPESPEFFHGTKPGKPDSSKQLSPKLPGCTTSPMGPKQTGSPSDERGCRQNSYSMKGQTHLSQSSNSAFSRTAISVLKSPSPKAHQSQPVPVQERENGLLSKGDIVKGEPGAPCNSTEPFGQFLLKPVSRRPWDVISELESFNKELQGQEESTSSEEDLESAAAPLQAGAFMHRRESRKEKPSQEPKHGGKSEMVVPEVPVIRSGRVKSKSESWSMGTEHGGELRCGGSQGFSKPGGSSEGVRPADGRLKTEMGMGEAKSRTSKQPVHDSPIKRVLSSSSSSSCYSNPFNNPILQEMSEDQNYLDFVKLSRGATPTNDRVLERGSGVRLSLTKRNQRCSEPDLRSVGLDVAPEPGANNSDHSSDANAVEIPVNESLQARAARILGIDIAVESLLPDDHAGPHPGTSPSNGAQDFESSTVGNTVSNKEGKKEDSYEGRRKCGWTESALFVRAGGRSLYPVESQATLQEASAKPLVTEQVLEQPVSLSQGEDQNLVCKSAAYQHSEKRVRSTSKVIETLQGKLTSPPSRTAMDRLVRMKEVDSVSRMRRLSIKSADSGEEVDEEKLLKVPEERGSKLASSGAVSKRVISLTENGCLGGMDKKKIDRDFSLGKTLLWEIQMGTRFLCNGHDRFAYAHVMLLK encoded by the exons ATGTTCAGTGTGGAAGACCTTCTGATTTCTCATGGATACAAAGTGTCGAAAAATCCCCCTGTTTCATACGAGAACAGATACGATGGATACCGGCATGAAACCACGGGGAGCAGATCTGCTCAGAGACCAGCACTGAATGGGATTGAAGCAGAATCCAGAGCTGGGGCCTACAGCAAGAAACCTCTGGTGAAAACCAGCTCAAGCAGCACTGAAAGCAGCCATGGGAGCCAAGGGAGGCAAGCAGGTCCTGGTTACCACCATGACCTTCAGGGTTTGTCCACTTTTCATACTTCAGAAGGGGG ggcTTATGACAGGCCTCATTTAGCACGGTCTTCCCAGCCGAAGACTGATAAAGATCTGGCCTATTGGAGAAGACGAGGACAGGACTTCAGTGTGCTACTGGGCTATTCCCAGAAGGCCAGTGTGGAGATGAAAGGCCTGGCTGCATCCCCAGGGGCACCCCGGCAGCCCAAGGAGAATCAGCTGAAGGTGGGCACAGGTGCAGGGTATGGCAGAAGAAGTGGCTTGCAGAAAAGCTGTGAAGTGTCCAGCAGCTGCAAATGGCAAAGTCTGGAAGTAGAGAGCTGGAACCAGCCAAAAAAGGTAGGGAGGCAAATGTCTGAGGGTGACAGGGAGAAGCTGCTTCAAGAGCTGTATTCGCTGACGCTGGGAGACAACGTgctcagcacccagagcagggggaaATCACAGTCCTTGCCAAGGGTCCTTTCACCTGAGAGCATGAGGTGCGTGGAAATGCCCTCCCTGACCAACAGTAACAACTCGCTCAGTGTCACTAAAACCCCCTCCTATTCCCCAAACAGACTGAGTGTGGAACCAGCCAAGCACCATGGAACAGGAGGCAATTTCCTTCCCCTGGTGAAGCCCAAGTATGGGAGACCTCTCAAGCCTCCATCCTATGAACTGCAGCGGCAGACTAGGGCACCTGCAGAAACCGTGGGTTTCCAGGACCACTACCAGAAAGAGGAACCTATCTCCTACTTAGCCAAAGTCAATGAGCCAAGGCAAGATGCTGGCATTCCAGATTCTGGTTTGGAGCCCCCAGTGTATGTACCTCCTCCTTCTTACAAATCCCCACCTCACCAATACGCGACCCCCCATTCCCCCAGTGAAGTGCCTAAAACCAACACGTGCGCCAGCAGTGATCCACAGGGTCCTGCAGAGCGGGTTGTCCCCTGCCAACGACCAGCAATGAATACTTTTGAAGTGGGGGGTGACCCTTGCAAAGACAACCATTTTCCTCATGAGAAGCAAAGCCATGCAAGGCGCCCTGCTGACCACCTGCGTTCCGTTCAGTACATTCCCTTTGATGATCCTCGGATACGACACATTAAAATTGCACCACTGGAAGGTCTGCAGGGCAACTCTAACCACACTGAAAATGCATGTAGTCCCAGTTCTGGTGCTTTGCAAGAGAGAAATCTTGAAGTACAGTGCAACAGTGCCTTTGTGGATGCATCAAACTTGTCCAGTTCTGCAAAGGGAGAAAGAACTTCTGACAGCTCCACCCATAGCAACAGATGGTTGGCACCATCCATCCGAGATCAGGAAAACTGTGCCTTGCCGGACCAAAGAGACAATTGTAGAGCAACTAATCACAGCCCCCGTAACGAAGCCAGCACAGAGTACACAAAAGGCAAACTTTCTGTAAGAAATTCACATATGGACAACACCTGTGAGACTGTTACAAAAGTGAAAAAGTTTGAACCTGGAGTTGGGATGCAGAGCAAAAAgagttcaaagaaaaaaatgaatgaaactATATTTTGTTTGGTCTCCATCCCAGTTAAATCAGAATCCAATCTGCCAGATACAGATAGGAACAACAACATAACTCAGAGCCCTGATAAGAATAGGTTTGATAACAATGGGGCTTTGCAAGAACAAAGTCTCTTAAGTATGTCTTCAACAGACTTGGAGTTACAAGCGCTTACAGGAAGCATGACCAATAAAAATGAGTTACAAAAACAAGAGCTGTGGAGACCAGAAGAGTTCAAACAAATGAATGACCTCAGATTTATTCAGCCTACAAAACACAGAGAGCTGAAATATTCTGGCTCCTGGCCAGGTGATCAGTACAAAGACCAGCAGACACAGACAAGTTTCTCTGAAGAACCCGAGAGCCCAGAATTTTTCCATGGTACAAAGCCTGGGAAGCCTGATAGTAGCAAACAGCTATCTCCAAAACTCCCAGGATGTACAACATCCCCAATGGGGCCAAAACAGACAGGGTCACCTTCTGATGAGAGAGGCTGCAGACAGAACAGTTACAGTATGAAGGGCCAGACACACCTTAGCCAGTCTAGCAACAGTGCATTTTCTAGGACTGCCATCTCAGTCCTTAAGTCTCCCTCCCCAAAAGCCCACCAGAGCCAGCCTGTGCCTGTCCAAGAGAGGGAAAATGGCCTTCTTTCCAAGGGAGATATAGTTAAGGGAGAACCAGGTGCTCCCTGCAACAGTACAGAACCATTTGGGCAGTTCCTGTTGAAACCTGTAAGTCGCCGTCCCTGGGATGTAATAAGTGAGCTAGAAAGTTTTAACAAGGAGCTGCaagggcaggaggagagcaCAAGCAGTGAAGAAGATTTGGaaagtgctgcagctcctctgcaggcagGTGCCTTTATGCACAGGAGGGAGTCCAGAAAAGAGAAACCAAGCCAGGAGCCAAAACATGGTGGGAAATCAGAAATGGTTGTGCCAGAGGTGCCTGTAATTAGGTCAGGAAGGGTTAAAAGTAAGTCTGAAAGTTGGAGCATGGGGACAGAGCATGGTGGCGAGCTAAGATGTGGTGGCTCTCAAGGTTTCTCaaagccaggagggagcagtgaAGGAGTCAGGCCAGCAGATGGaagactgaaaacagaaatggggatgggggaaGCCAAGAGCAGAACAAGCAAACAGCCAGTTCATGACAGCCCTATCAAAAGAGTTTTGTCCAGTAGCTCAAGTAGTTCATGTTACAGTAATCCTTTCAATAACCCTATCTTGCAGGAGATGAGTGAAGACCAAAATTACCTAGACTTTGTTAAACTAAGCAGAGGTGCAACTCCCACAAATGATAGGGTATTAGAGAGAGGGTCAGGAGTACGCTTGTCACTAACAAAGAGGAACCAAAGGTGCTCTGAACCAGATTTGAGGTCAGTAGGACTTGATGTGGCCCCAGAACCTGGTGCTAACAATTCTGATCACTCTTCAGATGCAAATGCAGTGGAAATCCCTGTGAATGAGTCATTGCAGGCAAGAGCTGCAAGAATTTTAGGTATAGATATAGCAGTGGAGTCTCTCCTTCCAGATGACCATGCTGGGCCCCACCCAGGCACTAGCCCTTCAAACGGTGCTCAGGACTTTGAGTCATCAACTGTAGGGAACACAGTAAgtaacaaagaaggaaaaaaagaagattctTATGAAGGCAGACGAAAGTGTGGCTGGACAGAGAGCGCTCTCTTTGTCAGAGCAGGAGGGCGATCTTTATACCCTGTTGAAAGCCAGGCCACTCTTCAAGAAGCCAGCGCTAAACCACTGGTAACTGAGCAAGTTCTTGAACAGCCTGTGAGTCTCAGCCAAGGTGAGGACCAAAACTTGGTTTGCAAGTCAGCTGCTTATCAGCATTCAGAAAAGAGAGTGAGGAGCACCTCAAAAGTGATAGAGACACTCCAAGGCAAGCTCACGTCTCCACCCAGCCGGACTGCCATGGATCGCTTGGTGCGGATGAAAGAAGTTGACTCTGTGTCACGCATGAGACGCCTGAGCATTAAGAGCGCAGACTCAGGAGAGGAGGTGGATGAGGAGAAGCTGTTGAAGGTACCAGAGGAGAGAGGAAGCAAACTGGCAAGCTCAGGGGCTGTTTCCAAGCGTGTTATCTCTCTCACTGAAAATGGATGTTTAGGTGGAATGGACAAGAAGAAAATCGACAGAGATTTTTCTTTAGGTAAGACCCTGTTATGGGAGATCCAGATGGGTACTCGTTTCTTATGTAACGGGCATGATCGGTTTGCTTATGCCCACGTAATGCTGCTCAAATAG
- the JCAD gene encoding junctional cadherin 5-associated protein isoform X2: MFSVEDLLISHGYKVSKNPPVSYENRYDGYRHETTGSRSAQRPALNGIEAESRAGAYSKKPLVKTSSSSTESSHGSQGRQAGPGYHHDLQGLSTFHTSEGGAYDRPHLARSSQPKTDKDLAYWRRRGQDFSVLLGYSQKASVEMKGLAASPGAPRQPKENQLKVGTGAGYGRRSGLQKSCEVSSSCKWQSLEVESWNQPKKVGRQMSEGDREKLLQELYSLTLGDNVLSTQSRGKSQSLPRVLSPESMRCVEMPSLTNSNNSLSVTKTPSYSPNRLSVEPAKHHGTGGNFLPLVKPKYGRPLKPPSYELQRQTRAPAETVGFQDHYQKEEPISYLAKVNEPRQDAGIPDSGLEPPVYVPPPSYKSPPHQYATPHSPSEVPKTNTCASSDPQGPAERVVPCQRPAMNTFEVGGDPCKDNHFPHEKQSHARRPADHLRSVQYIPFDDPRIRHIKIAPLEGLQGNSNHTENACSPSSGALQERNLEVQCNSAFVDASNLSSSAKGERTSDSSTHSNRWLAPSIRDQENCALPDQRDNCRATNHSPRNEASTEYTKGKLSVRNSHMDNTCETVTKVKKFEPGVGMQSKKSSKKKMNETIFCLVSIPVKSESNLPDTDRNNNITQSPDKNRFDNNGALQEQSLLSMSSTDLELQALTGSMTNKNELQKQELWRPEEFKQMNDLRFIQPTKHRELKYSGSWPGDQYKDQQTQTSFSEEPESPEFFHGTKPGKPDSSKQLSPKLPGCTTSPMGPKQTGSPSDERGCRQNSYSMKGQTHLSQSSNSAFSRTAISVLKSPSPKAHQSQPVPVQERENGLLSKGDIVKGEPGAPCNSTEPFGQFLLKPVSRRPWDVISELESFNKELQGQEESTSSEEDLESAAAPLQAGAFMHRRESRKEKPSQEPKHGGKSEMVVPEVPVIRSGRVKSKSESWSMGTEHGGELRCGGSQGFSKPGGSSEGVRPADGRLKTEMGMGEAKSRTSKQPVHDSPIKRVLSSSSSSSCYSNPFNNPILQEMSEDQNYLDFVKLSRGATPTNDRVLERGSGVRLSLTKRNQRCSEPDLRSVGLDVAPEPGANNSDHSSDANAVEIPVNESLQARAARILGIDIAVESLLPDDHAGPHPGTSPSNGAQDFESSTVGNTVSNKEGKKEDSYEGRRKCGWTESALFVRAGGRSLYPVESQATLQEASAKPLVTEQVLEQPVSLSQGEDQNLVCKSAAYQHSEKRVRSTSKVIETLQGKLTSPPSRTAMDRLVRMKEVDSVSRMRRLSIKSADSGEEVDEEKLLKVPEERGSKLASSGAVSKRVISLTENGCLGGMDKKKIDRDFSLDTYDPTKVEKV, from the exons ATGTTCAGTGTGGAAGACCTTCTGATTTCTCATGGATACAAAGTGTCGAAAAATCCCCCTGTTTCATACGAGAACAGATACGATGGATACCGGCATGAAACCACGGGGAGCAGATCTGCTCAGAGACCAGCACTGAATGGGATTGAAGCAGAATCCAGAGCTGGGGCCTACAGCAAGAAACCTCTGGTGAAAACCAGCTCAAGCAGCACTGAAAGCAGCCATGGGAGCCAAGGGAGGCAAGCAGGTCCTGGTTACCACCATGACCTTCAGGGTTTGTCCACTTTTCATACTTCAGAAGGGGG ggcTTATGACAGGCCTCATTTAGCACGGTCTTCCCAGCCGAAGACTGATAAAGATCTGGCCTATTGGAGAAGACGAGGACAGGACTTCAGTGTGCTACTGGGCTATTCCCAGAAGGCCAGTGTGGAGATGAAAGGCCTGGCTGCATCCCCAGGGGCACCCCGGCAGCCCAAGGAGAATCAGCTGAAGGTGGGCACAGGTGCAGGGTATGGCAGAAGAAGTGGCTTGCAGAAAAGCTGTGAAGTGTCCAGCAGCTGCAAATGGCAAAGTCTGGAAGTAGAGAGCTGGAACCAGCCAAAAAAGGTAGGGAGGCAAATGTCTGAGGGTGACAGGGAGAAGCTGCTTCAAGAGCTGTATTCGCTGACGCTGGGAGACAACGTgctcagcacccagagcagggggaaATCACAGTCCTTGCCAAGGGTCCTTTCACCTGAGAGCATGAGGTGCGTGGAAATGCCCTCCCTGACCAACAGTAACAACTCGCTCAGTGTCACTAAAACCCCCTCCTATTCCCCAAACAGACTGAGTGTGGAACCAGCCAAGCACCATGGAACAGGAGGCAATTTCCTTCCCCTGGTGAAGCCCAAGTATGGGAGACCTCTCAAGCCTCCATCCTATGAACTGCAGCGGCAGACTAGGGCACCTGCAGAAACCGTGGGTTTCCAGGACCACTACCAGAAAGAGGAACCTATCTCCTACTTAGCCAAAGTCAATGAGCCAAGGCAAGATGCTGGCATTCCAGATTCTGGTTTGGAGCCCCCAGTGTATGTACCTCCTCCTTCTTACAAATCCCCACCTCACCAATACGCGACCCCCCATTCCCCCAGTGAAGTGCCTAAAACCAACACGTGCGCCAGCAGTGATCCACAGGGTCCTGCAGAGCGGGTTGTCCCCTGCCAACGACCAGCAATGAATACTTTTGAAGTGGGGGGTGACCCTTGCAAAGACAACCATTTTCCTCATGAGAAGCAAAGCCATGCAAGGCGCCCTGCTGACCACCTGCGTTCCGTTCAGTACATTCCCTTTGATGATCCTCGGATACGACACATTAAAATTGCACCACTGGAAGGTCTGCAGGGCAACTCTAACCACACTGAAAATGCATGTAGTCCCAGTTCTGGTGCTTTGCAAGAGAGAAATCTTGAAGTACAGTGCAACAGTGCCTTTGTGGATGCATCAAACTTGTCCAGTTCTGCAAAGGGAGAAAGAACTTCTGACAGCTCCACCCATAGCAACAGATGGTTGGCACCATCCATCCGAGATCAGGAAAACTGTGCCTTGCCGGACCAAAGAGACAATTGTAGAGCAACTAATCACAGCCCCCGTAACGAAGCCAGCACAGAGTACACAAAAGGCAAACTTTCTGTAAGAAATTCACATATGGACAACACCTGTGAGACTGTTACAAAAGTGAAAAAGTTTGAACCTGGAGTTGGGATGCAGAGCAAAAAgagttcaaagaaaaaaatgaatgaaactATATTTTGTTTGGTCTCCATCCCAGTTAAATCAGAATCCAATCTGCCAGATACAGATAGGAACAACAACATAACTCAGAGCCCTGATAAGAATAGGTTTGATAACAATGGGGCTTTGCAAGAACAAAGTCTCTTAAGTATGTCTTCAACAGACTTGGAGTTACAAGCGCTTACAGGAAGCATGACCAATAAAAATGAGTTACAAAAACAAGAGCTGTGGAGACCAGAAGAGTTCAAACAAATGAATGACCTCAGATTTATTCAGCCTACAAAACACAGAGAGCTGAAATATTCTGGCTCCTGGCCAGGTGATCAGTACAAAGACCAGCAGACACAGACAAGTTTCTCTGAAGAACCCGAGAGCCCAGAATTTTTCCATGGTACAAAGCCTGGGAAGCCTGATAGTAGCAAACAGCTATCTCCAAAACTCCCAGGATGTACAACATCCCCAATGGGGCCAAAACAGACAGGGTCACCTTCTGATGAGAGAGGCTGCAGACAGAACAGTTACAGTATGAAGGGCCAGACACACCTTAGCCAGTCTAGCAACAGTGCATTTTCTAGGACTGCCATCTCAGTCCTTAAGTCTCCCTCCCCAAAAGCCCACCAGAGCCAGCCTGTGCCTGTCCAAGAGAGGGAAAATGGCCTTCTTTCCAAGGGAGATATAGTTAAGGGAGAACCAGGTGCTCCCTGCAACAGTACAGAACCATTTGGGCAGTTCCTGTTGAAACCTGTAAGTCGCCGTCCCTGGGATGTAATAAGTGAGCTAGAAAGTTTTAACAAGGAGCTGCaagggcaggaggagagcaCAAGCAGTGAAGAAGATTTGGaaagtgctgcagctcctctgcaggcagGTGCCTTTATGCACAGGAGGGAGTCCAGAAAAGAGAAACCAAGCCAGGAGCCAAAACATGGTGGGAAATCAGAAATGGTTGTGCCAGAGGTGCCTGTAATTAGGTCAGGAAGGGTTAAAAGTAAGTCTGAAAGTTGGAGCATGGGGACAGAGCATGGTGGCGAGCTAAGATGTGGTGGCTCTCAAGGTTTCTCaaagccaggagggagcagtgaAGGAGTCAGGCCAGCAGATGGaagactgaaaacagaaatggggatgggggaaGCCAAGAGCAGAACAAGCAAACAGCCAGTTCATGACAGCCCTATCAAAAGAGTTTTGTCCAGTAGCTCAAGTAGTTCATGTTACAGTAATCCTTTCAATAACCCTATCTTGCAGGAGATGAGTGAAGACCAAAATTACCTAGACTTTGTTAAACTAAGCAGAGGTGCAACTCCCACAAATGATAGGGTATTAGAGAGAGGGTCAGGAGTACGCTTGTCACTAACAAAGAGGAACCAAAGGTGCTCTGAACCAGATTTGAGGTCAGTAGGACTTGATGTGGCCCCAGAACCTGGTGCTAACAATTCTGATCACTCTTCAGATGCAAATGCAGTGGAAATCCCTGTGAATGAGTCATTGCAGGCAAGAGCTGCAAGAATTTTAGGTATAGATATAGCAGTGGAGTCTCTCCTTCCAGATGACCATGCTGGGCCCCACCCAGGCACTAGCCCTTCAAACGGTGCTCAGGACTTTGAGTCATCAACTGTAGGGAACACAGTAAgtaacaaagaaggaaaaaaagaagattctTATGAAGGCAGACGAAAGTGTGGCTGGACAGAGAGCGCTCTCTTTGTCAGAGCAGGAGGGCGATCTTTATACCCTGTTGAAAGCCAGGCCACTCTTCAAGAAGCCAGCGCTAAACCACTGGTAACTGAGCAAGTTCTTGAACAGCCTGTGAGTCTCAGCCAAGGTGAGGACCAAAACTTGGTTTGCAAGTCAGCTGCTTATCAGCATTCAGAAAAGAGAGTGAGGAGCACCTCAAAAGTGATAGAGACACTCCAAGGCAAGCTCACGTCTCCACCCAGCCGGACTGCCATGGATCGCTTGGTGCGGATGAAAGAAGTTGACTCTGTGTCACGCATGAGACGCCTGAGCATTAAGAGCGCAGACTCAGGAGAGGAGGTGGATGAGGAGAAGCTGTTGAAGGTACCAGAGGAGAGAGGAAGCAAACTGGCAAGCTCAGGGGCTGTTTCCAAGCGTGTTATCTCTCTCACTGAAAATGGATGTTTAGGTGGAATGGACAAGAAGAAAATCGACAGAGATTTTTCTTTAG atacATATGACCCCACCAAAGTTGAAAAGGTGTGA